The genomic DNA catagcgtatgtacagtatgtaggagACAGGTCGACACAAAGGACCAAACCAAGGAGGGGAGATGCTGGCTCAGGCGATGCATGAGGGGCTGTATTCATGACCACCAGGGACAGAGGGCCGCGGCCCGTCATCTGAAGCCCACCTCCTCGTTTGCACTCCAACAAACGGGggagtaaacacacacagagcagacagtACCGTACCCTCCTCACCCTCACTCACCTCTTCATTCAGTCTGTTGCCCTCATACTGTGTCGGTGGCAGTGCCAATAGAAAGGTGAGAGTAAGtgaacggggggggggggggggcaaaaaaaaacagcacggGAAAGTAATTCAATCCTCTAGCTCACACAATGCTAACTCCTCATTCAACCTCGCCTGTGTACATATTGCCCTGAATCgcacttaaaggaatagtttgacatcatcttgccaagagttagataagaagattgataccactcgtATGAAGCTaggagatggttagcttagcttgacATAAAGGCTGGAAGCAGGCAGAAACAGCGAGCCTGGTTCTGTCTGAAGGTAACACAATCTGCCAACAGCACctctaaaactaaactaattaaCACATGCcatgtgccagactatttcttaGCAGGGGGCAATTCTTGTTGTCAGCGTGTTGACGTCGGTGGTTGGCATGTATGCCGGAGTCAGCAGTGAATTAAGAGTGTTTACTGCAGTAGTACTGAGCTGTAGATTTAAGTTGCGCTTTCTGTTAGAAAGTAGTTTTAAGTTGGTTTTTGTACACTTTCCATTCATTGTTAATAcaattttagtttttgtttgcaCACATCCGTCGCCCGTCTCTCCTTCCTGGGTAAATTTTATTGTTACTACCTctatcccggacgagcccccaattgTTACGTTCCCCCGTttaccataggaataacatgtatgaattttgaaaatggatgTAGTTCCTCTTtaagcttgctaattccacttTCATGTTACACTGGTTGAGaacacatgggagaagtttgccttcagGTCTTTCTGCCAGAAGtctccttaggtttaggcaacaaacctactCGGTTGAGTTTAGGGggaatcaatcttctcatctagctCAGCAACAGAGTGAATAAgcctatttcccaaaatgtcaaactattcctttaaattctTTAAATTGACtaacataaacaaaacattgaaTATCCTCATCTTTGTGCCTGTGCACCTCAAAAATATGTTGTGCGTTGACAGCTTTTATGCATTTGTTAACATGATGGTGGTGACAGAGAATGAAGAAGACAGTGTGAACAGCTGTGAGCCACAAGAGGACAGACAGTACCTCTACATCAACGTTAGGGGAGCTCTCTCGGGGGTCGTAGTCGTACAGGGCCACCATTCTCCGCGTTGACATCGGATGTTGACGGCCACTCCGCCTGTTCCTCTCTAcggagaggaaaaggaagacaagacagaaaagaaaaaaatatcagtGGGAATAATGTGAAAACTTTACTGAACGATGTGATGACCAGTGACGATGCATAATGCAAGTCCAACAAGCTTTCCCATCTGATCATCTGGCTTAAGGTGAACTACTCCTATGTTTATCGTTAGGGAAAGCTTAGCGACAGGACATATAGTGTAAATTAGCTAAAAGCAGTTCACAGATGAATAAGGATGGTGAGAGGTGAATAAAAGCAGTAAAGATGAAGCAGAAGAGCATCTCAGTGGACACAGACCTCTCTTGGACTTTCTGGACCTGCGATTTATTGAGCGGCCATCTTTGAAACGGTCACAGTTCACTTTACAGGAAAGCAGAAAAACAAGTGGGAAGAGTAtaggaaaggagacgtgtgtCAGTAAAAGGCAGTTCAGTAGAGCATTAAGACACAGAGGGtataagggcaaaaaaaaacGATGTCTCACCTAACTTCTCCACAGGAGTGTTGAGTGGCAGGAAGCCCTGTTTAAGGAGCTGGTCCATCATGTCGTCATCCTCCGTTTGGATCTCAGAGACCATGTTACAGGGGATCAGACCCACGCGGTCTCGGACCTCCGCCCTGTAGAAGCCATCTGTGTCTTTATGCCCAAAGACCTAAAGGCACAACAAAGTGTCAGGGGACAGGACGGACACCATAATACCTGCAACTAGGACTGGCATTACTATTACTACCATCTACAAGTTATTCTGAAGGTATAAGCTAagaccagaggtgggaccaagtcattgttttacaagtcacaagtaagtctcaagtctttgcactcaagtccaaAGTGAAGACTGACCTTGATGATCTGGCCCTCCTTGAATGGCAGCTCCTCGTCAGCAGCGTCGGGGTTGGGCGACATGGACATGGGGTCGTAGTCGAACAGAGCCACAAACACACGGGTCATCTCCTCCGGCTCCGACTCCTCGTAGTAATCCAGGGAGCGTCGTCCCCGCCCCTGCCTGCGCCCGCCAAAGCCGTCTGAAACATAGAGGAGGCCTCTGCTGCTACTACCAGCCTTATACAGCCACGCTGGCTGTAGAGGCAATGAGAGCAGAAGATGTCTCTTTGTTAGAGCTGACAGGGGAGAGGGCGATGAGATGCATGTGTGAAAAAAGAACCAGAGATCGAATGCGATAATTACGCTTTTTAGTTTTAATCtctttgaaaaatgttgtattcACACACTAAGAAGCAAaaggatgctttttttttttttttaaaaggctcAATCGAAGCACATCGGGGTTCTTCGTTCACACATCTCTGCTTGCTGGCGTGAGTCTCTAAACACACTGATAGCACAGTACAACACAGCACAGACGGGAAACACAAGCAGATTTTGGGGGTGCAAAAGGGGAAAACTGAATGACTGTGCACACCAGGAGGACACAAGTAACACTGCACTATTGTTCATTGCTGTTTCACTGCCTTATCTCACAGAGGCTGATCAACATGCATGCGTTCCTGGGGATTGGACATGATCAAATGCAGGTGCACGGTCATGCTTTTTAGGCCACATCTGGAAACAATGTGCAGCGAAAGAAAAGGGCAACGTTCCCAAGGGAGATGACACATCAAATGCCCCAGCAGTTCCTGGCAGCGCAGATATCAGTGAGGGAGGAAGGGATGAACCTGATATCCGATCCCCATGCTTCTCATGGATCACCATGTTGAATGTTTCAATGGCAGATTGTAAGTCTGAATGATGGCTCAGAGATTGTGCAACCAACGCTAACCAAGCaactgaaatatgtttttttgaaaGATGTGTTTCAATGGCATGAAACGTGTTTGATGAACCGAGTGATTCCAACAAGGCAGTCTTTCCTTCTCACTGTATTGTTAAGGGGTCATGCAAAATCAAAGCAAACGGGGCTACTGGCTCCTGAAGGCGggaggagaaggaaaagaggAGGTGGCGGAGAAGataaggaagaggaggacgggtTAAGTTGCGGTGGATATGGAGGGTGAGCGGGAAGAGTAGGAGTGAGTTGGGGTTTCTTGGGATTGAGGGTGTAGGAGTACATACAGGGAAGGGATTTTCATTCTCCAAAAAACGGGGAAAAGTGGCCAGTCTTGTCTTCCCCCGTCAGCTTTATTCAGCTAAGCTAAAGCCCAGCACAGAACCACCATTATCACTGCATGTGTTCAAGAACGACTCTTTGGCCTTTGTCAAGGTGAATTGTCAGCTGCGCCACATACCAGATTGATCCTCTGAGGACATAGATCGCCATATCCTGCGCCGAGCTACACTGCCATAGTAAACATCCTCCTTGACGGGTGAGAGGTTCCCCTCACTCCCCTCACTGTTACTGTCCATGGTGATCTCTACAGAAGACACCAATCACAACGTTACGGTCAGAGAtcccccgcacacacacactctgctctaCCCCATGGCCCATTCACTCATGCTGAGAACAGTAGGATGATGAGGTTGCCCTGAGGTGTGGGGGGGAGGTGGGTGTACAAGGCAACAGGTTTTCACTCTGGAGTCACTGGGTGTAAAACAGCAATGCTTGCACTGTTGCGGGGGAGGTTCAAATTGCGTGGTAAACATGTTAACCCACAGTAAACACAGGCATAGGGAGTGTAACTTTCCTGCATGTGAACATTTTGGCGAATCCAGCTTGTGAGGATGGACAGCTACGAGGCGCGCAAACGCCCCACAAAATAAAGGTCTACGTGGTTGTTTTAAAGCTCTATGGGCAGAGATGTACAGCTCGGCTCACATGGGTTAAGGGAAACACATGGTATAAATAGCACAAACATCAGTGGCCCTGCAGGTGGGGGGATGACGCGTCTCCTCGTGTGGTGACCTCACTAACCAATGGATGGGATGGGCCGCTGCTGAGGGGGGTTGCCGATGTGAACCCTCCCCGACCTCCCCGAGTGGTCCAGGCGGTCAGCGTTTCCATGAGACGGTGAGTTCCCAATGATCTTTagaggtaaaaaacaaaaggcgAGAGGTTAGAGCAACAAACCGCCTGCATCGTGAAGATAACACTTAAAAGAATCCCACAATCCTgttaaaacaactaaaaaaccATAAGAGCAAATGACTTCCATTTGTCCTTAGGGAGGcaaaataatagtaaaacaaaTCCATAAAACAATAATGAAACCCAACAAACCATCAAAACAAGTAAATCAAATCAACCCCCAACACAACAACATGGactgaggggaggggggggtcagGAAGGGTCAGATGTTTAGCTAAAGAccatttgtttggtttgttttgttctgtGCATGTCAGCTCCTTGATGAGAAAAGAAAGCAAATGGcagcacaaagagacagaaatgaTGAGTAAAGAATAAAGAAGAAAGAGCGGATGAGGAGAAACAAGAGAAAGTGGAGTGTGATCGAGAATGGATAGAGATGTGGTTAGATGAGCAAAGCCATTATAGCTTCAGCCTGGGGCTTTGTATTACAACAATCAAAACATTTAATAGATGAAAAAATTAtgaaggacatttttttttttgctgaaacaaGTGAAAGAGACAAGCAAGAGATGATGTGTATGGGTTGAAGGCTAAATGAATCCCCGCAGGGCTGCAGAAGTCTCGATCTGGCCTTGAAGCAATGAAGATGCTGAGATGAAGAAGCGCCAAGCACAAGGTGGAGCGACACAGCTGCAGCTCTAGAGGGCGACACATGGAGAGCAACAAATGGAGGCCGGCAGGGGAAGAGAAGAcgggagcagcgcgtccccccTCCCCCATGCACCGCACAGAGACTGTCCTCTTAATGGAACCTTTCCCCTCAAAGACATGAGAAGTCAAAACTTCTTCAAAGTTAAATGGCCTTTAGGTAATTGAAAGCTTTACTTTAAAATCCACCTGACATTCTGAGTACAAGCactcaaaataaaacatcaaatcAGACCGAACGTGAACATGTGAGCACTTgtcagaaaatgaaaatgccaaatgaaagaaagaaaagagggagggggggggataaccgtaaagaaaaacagacaacaTTAAGAAAACAGAATGGCTGCAGCTTGCTGATGGAAAGTACAGCAGAAAGTCTGAATCACACACCAGCGGCTGGTCCCGGTTGAGCCTGGACAAAGACTGGGCCCTAGCCTCCCTGTGGGGGCTGTAATAGACCCTGTCCAGCTCGTTCAGCCGGCCCTCGCTCAGGGCCCCCTCCCTGGAGTAGTTTCGCTGCCCGGCCTCCCGACCAGGCCCAAAGTGCTCCCTGTTCCTAAAGTCTCCCGTGTGTACCGACTTGGCTGAAGTCACTGGGAGGTCAGAGTACTCCTCCTCCATGCTGCACTGGCGGGTCAGAGTTCTCTTACGGCCCATAGCCAGCGCCCGCCTCTCTACCGGGCCTTCACAGTGAATGATGTGAACGGGCCCCCGCATGGGGCTGCCGTGAGCGTAGTACCCTCGATAGCCCCGGCCCAGAGAGCCTTCTTCCTCACTGCCGCAGTCCAAACCGCTGTCAGGACTCTTTGTGTTCTGGCGGTTGGGTCGCACCAGGCTGCGCTCGTCCGCGGTGTAGCAGTAGCGACTGTCGGTGAAGCGAGGGGAGGAGCGTTGGCGCTGCAGGTGGCGGGAGTTCTTGCCGGGGGCGTGGTGGTTGTCCTGGGGGTACATCCTCCGCTGAGTGTGCGGCGTTCCAGGCCGCCCGCCGTCTTCGAAGCAGATGCGCTGGCCCATGCCGTCCACGCAGTCCGACTCTTCCTCGGCCACCTCGGGGATGCTGTGGAGACGCTTGCTGCGGAGCGACTTCTGCTTCACCACCTCCCTCTGGAGGTCCCAGCAGTCCCTCTCCTCGGCTAAGTCCTGACGTTTGTAATACGCCTTCAGTCGCGACCGGGAGGCAAAAGTTCCACAATTTCATAGTTCAGTTAGTCAGTTCAATTCAAAAAGGTTcagtttagattttttttgtgcgGAGGgttgaaaagtgttttttttcggAGGTTTTAGAACAGGCAGGAAACAACACAGTATGTGAATAGAACAAATGGGGggaaagacaaaataaagacagaattAGTTATTTGTGGCAATGTAGTAAGACATGCAGTCTCATTCCGTGAGGAGGAAATGACATGCTCTGAACAGGAATCTGTGAAGACTCAAAATGTGGAGCAACAACTGATAAACAGAGCATGTGCACGGAGGTTAAATGTGGGAAAGGGAATGTCGCTTGTAAGAAATTAGAAATATCCAAACAAAAagtaatggtacatgtccacagggacGTTGTTTATCACAAGGGATTGCCTTGCTTCTCAGCactggacgcttgatgggctgccaaaAGACACAAGACACTAGGGACCTGATTGGACgacacgctaccagaatgcattgcatggctTCTTACATAGACGTGTGCAGGACtatggacatgtaccataagtGACAGGCTTAGTTAGTGCCACGGGTGAGGGATAAATGTAAACATCAACATGAATGAAatgaagtaataaaaaaaaaaatacaaaataaaaacatgaagctGAGTGAGTGGCAGAATCAGCTGCTGAGGACATACTGGAGTAGGACACTTCTTTAGCAACAAACGTAGTGAAACATACACAACTTCCTTCAATGTgctcacagaaaacaacaacagaagcaAATTTGACAATTCATCTTATTATCTTATTTCCTTAATAtctaattaaaatgattatatcACTGCtatacatattttaaaataatactgtttttacagaaatataaaaggGGGTGGATAATGTGCAACAGTGATTTACAAATAGATGGTGATGACAAAAAAGAGGTGCAGCATTGGTGTATTTAAATATACCTGAATCTACCAATGATTACCCCTCATGAACACCACATTGCTGTACACATTGACACAGGGATTACCTGACTAAATTTGTATTGACTTCTGGTAGCAAGTCTactttaaagcctctgaacagcCACActggtgttttcagttaatctggctgattagacctctgacTGTGTGGGCGTGTACAGACTGTAATTGAGtgacatcttcctgagtctcctgttagctttgttgcaCTTGTTAGGGCGGGACTAATTACACCTCTATCACTCTTATTGGTTGATGAAGATTCGTGACCTCATAGATTACCATCAACCCGaacagaggtctaatcagccggAGTAACTGAAAACAGTTGTTTGGGTTTACAGAGGGTTTAATACAGAGGACCAATCAACCACTACGGCATCCCTCACTCTTATAAtaggctcgttggagatgagCCGGGCCTGCGCAGCATCGATCACCGGCGATCGCCGCGCAATACATAcgggttagatttgtgtccgacttgatgccgacttgctctgacgtcatgcacacgtgggcaacgatgacCTCATGACATCGAGGCGGCCAGTGTTAAGAGGCaccgcagttgctctccaccgactgcaagagacagggcatgatgggaaacgcctggctgtcgcctgatcaaagagctgattggctcttagttttgacagcaaacaccacgtgttgtagaacgtccgaactttctgtgtaattgtaatatttaacgctagattgtaggctattagtctcatgttgtgtaATAAAGAAGTCATCTGTAAACAAacatatcttgtgtggttgataataatcataataataattatgataatgaaggttattcatatagcacttttcaaatcgagtgctcattacaaagtgctttacaaggcagacataaaaataataaaggatagaatctAATGCCAGATACACACAAATCTGAACGTCGTCTGCAAACTACAAGTAacctacagatcggatctaacaggatgtaACTTTTCCTgtaacttcctgtaaattcaTTGAATGCTGCTGGAAACgtctggaaactgtccgacttgaccgcagctttttgtCACCACCCgtctgctgctgccgcctgatgTCGTCTATtttccaggcgaggcgcagttcatctcgaacgagcctaatACTATGATGCTTTTGTATCATGGTGGCATATTTTACACCTTTACATCCACACATCCCCGCTGACAGACCAAATGAAGACAGGATCACGTTAAACATTTACATCAACAATAGAAAAATTAAACATTAGGACATGACAGACATAAACAAGcgtgaatatttccatttaagTACTCACTTAAATGAGATTCCCATGTGCACTTGATATGCCATGACCCtttgatacagtacagtatgttaaaaATGTGCACTTCAATATCACAGTCTAACATTTGACTTGTAACACTCCTTTTGGTTGCAGAATAAAGAGCATCAAAATGCAATGCAAACCATCAGTTTACAGCCTTCCCCTCTGGCATGCGGTACAGTTACAGTTATGTATACACAGCCATTCCCATGAGCTCAGCCGTGATTGACTAAAGCAGTGCTGGAGGAGTGGGGGGGTGTGTAGGAGCAGGCTGGGGTGGGGGAGGCTGATTCAGCTAACACAAGGCAGGGGAGCTCAGCCGAGCAAAGCCACGTCGGGCCTGGGTGTAGAGCCTGTGAGAGAGACTTTCCCTCCCTAAACCCCCGTCCTCTCCACCACCCCATCTCCTCCCCCTGGCCGCTACAGACTGAAGGTGTGCAGTACGTACCTTAAGAGTGTTGTGAGAGTTGATGCTGCGCCTACGGCCCTCCTCCAGCTGCATCTCAGAGTAAAGatcttcctcgtcctcctccattATGTCGGACAGGTCCGAACCGCGGCTGCTCTCTGTGTGGTACTCCTCACTGTGGCTGTAGTGGTGATGATGTTGCTTAgggaaaaccagagagagagttTAAAGGGAGCGTATTAGGTAGTCACTTTTATATTCTTATGTTTCTATCTTGTGAGGAAATGCTTACGCACTACAGAGACTCAGAATACCACAATGTTGTCACCTAAAGACTCTGACACCTCCATAAAAGTGCAGAAGCAGCTATAAACTCCAATCGGCTGGCCAACATACAGAGCTATCTTTAGCTTCCGATATTGATGTATGTAAACAAGTTTGGCTGATTTCCACTCAAAGCCGGAATGCGGTGTTCACAaagatgtgtgtgttggtgtaaaCTCTTGTATAGCTACACATtaggcctcatgcaagaacttTCTCTTACTTTTTTTGTAGCATGAGCTCGTACGAGTGTGCCACGTCAGATTCAGCAAACGCTCCTAACTTCAGATAACTGTGTAAATGAGCTGTgtaaacatgatgaatgccACCTGTGTGTAAATGAGCGCGCGTTCGTGAGAATTGTGAATTAGCATAATTAAGGCCTCAATGATACCATATAAGGCTACGCGTCCTGCCCCATTCGTCTGTCTCTGTGAATATATCAGCACGCTGTCCAAAGACACGCTCTCCTCCTAAAGAAGTTAAGTCAGCCATGACGCATGGCCGGTGGCCTCATTATTTACAGAGACAAATTAACCTTCAATTAGTGCATATTTTAAGTCGTTTTGCAGTTTGAGatgttcatattcatatattgTAGTGTTATACAATAGCAAATGTAATGTGTTATACATTTAGAATTGTATTATAATTTGAATTGCCGAGGATAATGTCAACATAATTATTAAGTTTAATTTCTATAGGGTTTTCAAATTCAAAATTGCCACTAAAGAAACATACAATCCATTAGTGAAAAAGGTTTGGATAACAGCAGACTCATTGCACATGACTCCTACGACAGGTCTGGACCACTCATAAATTGTGTTCGTGCCTAAGAAGAAATTCAAAATAGGAGAAAATTGGTGAATGCAAGTGCAAGTTCTCCTGAATCACTCGTGCAAGCCACTTAAGAACAAATCTGTTCATACGAGTTATTCTGGTATCAGGCCCATTGTGCACTAAAATGATACAAAAGTTTTGCCAAAGTAAAATTTCAGGTAACTGGTTTCGTTAACAATTTTCTTCCTTCCCTTAAAAGTATTTGTAAAAATGATACAAGATCCtagaaaatacaataataatactcATTAAGAGGGGCTTCAATTTGATATGATGGGATTTGCCTACATGTGTCGTTACTGATTCCACATTTTTCCCAGAAACAAGTGATACGCATCTTCTGATTGTCTGCTTGCTGTGTTTTCTGTAACGTACCTGTCTGCCCAACTCTGAGCCTCTGAGGAACTCATCCACCGaggctcctctcctcctcgcaTGAGGAGAGTCGTagccgtcctcctcctcgtcagAGTTGACTGGATGCAAGGAGTTACCTCGCTCACTAAAGATGTTCCTTTTCTCAACCTGgtaaaagaaatgttattaaGATCAAAATAATTTAGTGTAACATTCCTACAATCATAGTTTTTTCTCTCAAACAAGTGGGTGAGCTATTTCAACTTTCCACTAATGTAGTTTCATTATAATTTTCATACGGTTCTATCTTGAAACCAATACTTGTTGTGATGATGGCTTTTAAAGCAGGCTGATTTTCAGAAACAAGCGAAGTCATCTTATCATCCTGACAAATATTTCCATTTGTCTCAtgaaaaatctgatttaaaggggaactacgcctattttcaaaattcacatgaattttgaaaatgagcgtagttcccctttaaaggctCAATGTTAGATTCTATCACATGAAGATGAATACTGTACCACGCACCCGGTTGCCCTCGGCAAACACTCTCTGGGCAGCTTCCCTGGCCATGGCCTTGGCGATGGTGTTGGTGATGGGGACTCCCTGAGGCTGTGGCAGGATCCTCTGAGGAGAGGGCGATCGCCGTGGCTGGAAGTGCGGCGGCTCCAGGTTGGGTCCACGCATGGGGGGCAGCGGAGACGGGGATCGCTCCCAGGGCTGGGCTTTCCGCATGCCCACCTCATGCTCTTTGGTTTCTGGCTCTCTGGCACTTACTAACGGTTTGGACGTGGGCATGGGGTGGCGTTggaaatgaggaggaggaggaggagggggctggCAGACGGGCTGCGAGTGCGGTTGTGCGTGGGGCAGCGTGTGGGGCTGGGATCGAGGCAGAGGCTGCACCTGGGGCTGGGGGTGATTCGGGGGGTACGTTGAGGGGTAAGGAGGGTGGGTTTGCGAGTGCACCGGTTGGGGCGGCGGGTGGGTCATAGGTGCAGTGGTTCGGTGGGAGAGGCGCGGGGAGCCCAGGAGATTGTTCGGGATAATGGCCACGGGCGAGTCCTGGGACTCTCCTTGTGTGGATAACGTCCTTACAATGATTTCCCTGGCCTCCAGACACTGGATCCTGTTTAACTCCACGGTCACATAGTCTGCTGTGGGGTATAAGACCTCTGCTATCTGTATTCACAAAGGAAGCAGAAAGTCCTTACCAAAGGGCAATTCAGAATGTCAGCATGCAAAATACTTACTCTGAAACCCTCCCATCATACAAACTTCATGCATTTCTAGCTCTCATACCTGTCAGCTGAAGAGAAATACATcattattaaagaggacctattacgcttttatgcttttttcctttcttttagtgtgttatatagttttttgtgcatgtaaaaggtctgcaaagttacagaGCTCAAAgtcggagtctgaagagtttggtttggttgaccaatcacaacaatgggccagctgaccaatcagagcagattaGGCTTtacgggaggagggggaggagcttaaacagagcgtttcagacaaagggtgaaAAAAGGTGCTGCAGAACAGTCG from Sebastes fasciatus isolate fSebFas1 chromosome 6, fSebFas1.pri, whole genome shotgun sequence includes the following:
- the rimbp2b gene encoding RIMS-binding protein 2 isoform X16, which encodes MREAAERRQQLELEHEQALAVLTAKQQEIEVLQKAQVEAKKEHEGAVHLLENHLDSMQAKVRELEEKCRSQSEQFNLLSKELEKFRIQAGKFDILSTEPLTVCESPGSPNKSLSQLLNGLAAPIGKGNEAPTSRSLISEFIRPLQISGDKPELLSVKPTFLTRGRVSSPAQGFLPEMDKELSSTTRSKPRFTGKVRLCIARYSYNPYDGPNEHPEAELPLVAGKYLYVYGTMDEDGFYEGELLDGQRGLVPSNFVDFIQDGETTSVQHRDTVAKEPGYLNHSSLGSQRLKVGTGTVTGISSLLSDSKLSTSSLGMDLLGSSSNGTGTLDVSTDEVGEDIVPYPRRINLIKQLAKSVIIGWDPPVVPPGWGSISGYNVLVDKELRMSVPYGGRTKSLLEKLNLATNTYRISVQSITDRGPSDELRCTLLVGKDVVVAPYYLRVDSITQVSAELSWMPSSSNYSHTIILNGAEYDMVKAGGYKYKFFNLKPMTVYKVKVVAQPHQVPWQLPMDQREKKEISVEFCTQPAGPPLPPQEVQVQCGQTPGVLQVRWKPPLLTSSGTSNGASVIGYAVCTKGQKIAEVLYPTADYVTVELNRIQCLEAREIIVRTLSTQGESQDSPVAIIPNNLLGSPRLSHRTTAPMTHPPPQPVHSQTHPPYPSTYPPNHPQPQVQPLPRSQPHTLPHAQPHSQPVCQPPPPPPPHFQRHPMPTSKPLVSAREPETKEHEVGMRKAQPWERSPSPLPPMRGPNLEPPHFQPRRSPSPQRILPQPQGVPITNTIAKAMAREAAQRVFAEGNRVEKRNIFSERGNSLHPVNSDEEEDGYDSPHARRRGASVDEFLRGSELGRQQHHHHYSHSEEYHTESSRGSDLSDIMEEDEEDLYSEMQLEEGRRRSINSHNTLKAYYKRQDLAEERDCWDLQREVVKQKSLRSKRLHSIPEVAEEESDCVDGMGQRICFEDGGRPGTPHTQRRMYPQDNHHAPGKNSRHLQRQRSSPRFTDSRYCYTADERSLVRPNRQNTKSPDSGLDCGSEEEGSLGRGYRGYYAHGSPMRGPVHIIHCEGPVERRALAMGRKRTLTRQCSMEEEYSDLPVTSAKSVHTGDFRNREHFGPGREAGQRNYSREGALSEGRLNELDRVYYSPHREARAQSLSRLNRDQPLIIGNSPSHGNADRLDHSGRSGRVHIGNPPQQRPIPSIEITMDSNSEGSEGNLSPVKEDVYYGSVARRRIWRSMSSEDQSDGFGGRRQGRGRRSLDYYEESEPEEMTRVFVALFDYDPMSMSPNPDAADEELPFKEGQIIKVFGHKDTDGFYRAEVRDRVGLIPCNMVSEIQTEDDDMMDQLLKQGFLPLNTPVEKLERNRRSGRQHPMSTRRMVALYDYDPRESSPNVDVEAELTFCAGDVITVFGEIDEDGFYYGELNGHKGLVPSNFLEEVPDDVEVFLTDSPSRYPQDTPARIKTKRVPLEKSGPPRRAGSPTVRPRIPGSGPATVGPGSPIRAPLDMYSSSKKKKGLLSKGKTLLQRLGAVK
- the rimbp2b gene encoding RIMS-binding protein 2 isoform X17, which gives rise to MREAAERRQQLELEHEQALAVLTAKQQEIEVLQKAQVEAKKEHEGAVHLLEAKVRELEEKCRSQSEQFNLLSKELEKFRIQAGKFDILSTEPLTVCESPGSPNKSLSQLLNGLAAPIGKGNEAPTSRSLISEFIRPLQISGDKPELLSVKPTFLTRGRVSSPAQGFLPEMDKELSSTTRSKPRFTGKVRLCIARYSYNPYDGPNEHPEAELPLVAGKYLYVYGTMDEDGFYEGELLDGQRGLVPSNFVDFIQDGETTSVQHRDTVAKEPGYLNHSSLGSQRLKVGTGTVTGISSLLSDSKLSTSSLGMDLLGSSSNGTGTLDVSTDEVGEDIVPYPRRINLIKQLAKSVIIGWDPPVVPPGWGSISGYNVLVDKELRMSVPYGGRTKSLLEKLNLATNTYRISVQSITDRGPSDELRCTLLVGKDVVVAPYYLRVDSITQVSAELSWMPSSSNYSHTIILNGAEYDMVKAGGYKYKFFNLKPMTVYKVKVVAQPHQVPWQLPMDQREKKEISVEFCTQPAGPPLPPQEVQVQCGQTPGVLQVRWKPPLLTSSGTSNGASVIGYAVCTKGQKIAEVLYPTADYVTVELNRIQCLEAREIIVRTLSTQGESQDSPVAIIPNNLLGSPRLSHRTTAPMTHPPPQPVHSQTHPPYPSTYPPNHPQPQVQPLPRSQPHTLPHAQPHSQPVCQPPPPPPPHFQRHPMPTSKPLVSAREPETKEHEVGMRKAQPWERSPSPLPPMRGPNLEPPHFQPRRSPSPQRILPQPQGVPITNTIAKAMAREAAQRVFAEGNRVEKRNIFSERGNSLHPVNSDEEEDGYDSPHARRRGASVDEFLRGSELGRQQHHHHYSHSEEYHTESSRGSDLSDIMEEDEEDLYSEMQLEEGRRRSINSHNTLKAYYKRQDLAEERDCWDLQREVVKQKSLRSKRLHSIPEVAEEESDCVDGMGQRICFEDGGRPGTPHTQRRMYPQDNHHAPGKNSRHLQRQRSSPRFTDSRYCYTADERSLVRPNRQNTKSPDSGLDCGSEEEGSLGRGYRGYYAHGSPMRGPVHIIHCEGPVERRALAMGRKRTLTRQCSMEEEYSDLPVTSAKSVHTGDFRNREHFGPGREAGQRNYSREGALSEGRLNELDRVYYSPHREARAQSLSRLNRDQPLIIGNSPSHGNADRLDHSGRSGRVHIGNPPQQRPIPSIEITMDSNSEGSEGNLSPVKEDVYYGSVARRRIWRSMSSEDQSDGFGGRRQGRGRRSLDYYEESEPEEMTRVFVALFDYDPMSMSPNPDAADEELPFKEGQIIKVFGHKDTDGFYRAEVRDRVGLIPCNMVSEIQTEDDDMMDQLLKQGFLPLNTPVEKLERNRRSGRQHPMSTRRMVALYDYDPRESSPNVDVEAELTFCAGDVITVFGEIDEDGFYYGELNGHKGLVPSNFLEEVPDDVEVFLTDSPSRYPQDTPARIKTKRKKSVHFTP